The genomic stretch TAGGTAATCTAAGGACTGCTGACATGTTGGGTTgaatatatcaatattaagATCACCAGCTACTATCGCTGTAGGTTTTTCGCTTAAGGTATGAAGCAAATTATCTAACGAAGATAGAAATGAGTCGTTAACCGGAATGGATGGAGTGCGGTAAATTCCCAGGAGTGAAATGTTAtggttaatatttaattttaagctaTCGGCGTTTGTAAGTGAAGAATTTTCCGTAACCGAGTTGTGACAAACTTTAACGAATATAACTACACCACCTGATTTATTTATCTGGTTGAAAGAGCGAAATGAATTGTAACCGGGTAAActatcaattataatattttcggAAAGCCAACATTCAGTTAAGATTATAGCGTCAAATTTATTATGGAATCTACTCAGGTTTAAAACGAAATCATCGAAATTCCGTTGAATACTTCTAATGTTTAATGATAGCACCGAAAATCCGCTTGCATTTGATTTTAAGTTGGAATCATTAAATTCttctatattaattacaaattatttagaactaggtttccgcccgcggctttgcccgcgctgtcaaagaaaaacccgcatagttcccgttcccgtgggatttccgggattgcgtcattttcctttatcgggtatcaaaatatctccataccaaatttcatgtatattggctcagtagtttaggcgtgattgagtaacatacagacagacagagttactttcgcatttataatattagtatggatgtacatttttaaattgttctttttgaacgtatttttttattgtttgttgtaatttgtatagtttttaattttaatatcttttaatattatgtcacttaaacttgttaaaatgaaattgcatacttaatacttaaacaatttttatgtttagtctgggagaagaaataaaaaaaatatttttttattgttttatgttatttatttaaagttatataGTCGTTCGTCAATCTGAACCGAGGCGTAGACACCTCGCAATCGTGATGGTACTTAATATATTCTTGCGAAAGCTGGAGCATGCGCGTAGGACGAAACGTGGGCCAAGGGAGTTGAGTAGACTACAGGAGACCCAGCGTAGTTGTGTCCCAAGGATGAGTATGCGGTAGCAGTAGGTAGAGATGCATAGGAAAGAGCGGGGCCATTAAGAACGACGGACCGTTTGTGGATGGCGTGAGCTTCGTTAAGGGCAGCAGCCTTAGCTTCCAAGTGAGCGGCACGAGCGGCCGCTACTTCGGGAGTTTCAGACACCACAGCGGGAGCAGCGACGGCAGGGGCGGCTACTACGGTAGATACTGATCTGAATACGCTAGGTACTGCAGCAATAGCAGATGGCGAGTAGACGGAGGCGACGGGTGCGCTGTACGCGATGGGAGATGCGTAGCTGCTGAAGACGGGTCCGGCGGCAACGGTGCTAACGATGGCTGGGGATGACTTGATGTCTACTCTGGATTGGCTAGAGATAGCTGCAGGAGCAACGGCGGCGAAGGCCGGCGCGGCGAAGGCAGCGGGTGCAGCGTAGGCGGCGGGGGCAGCATACGCGACGGGTGCAGCGTATGCAGCGGGAGCGGCGTATGCGGCGGGCGCGGCGACGACTGCAGCTGGCTCAGCTACAACGGAGCGGGTGATTGGTGTAATTGTCTCGGAGATGACAGCTGGAGATGATTTGATGTCTATCCGAGATTGGTGTGACACAGCAGATGGAGCTACGGCTATGGCTGGTACGGCCGCATAGCTGAGAACAGCGGGAGCTGAAGGAGAGGCGGCGGCCAGCGCCATCACGGAAAGCAACACCACCAGCGAGTTCATCGTGGTCTGTGTTAGTTCGAGACTGAACGACAAAAACTGATTAACTGATGCTTTCTTTCATATGTCGATCGTATTTATAGTGTTCAGCTTCCAAATATATCGAAAGTCAAGTTCAACGAGTTTGCTTACTCATCGCGTGAAAGTCAATCTTGGGCAGccagattaaattaaaattaataataattaaaaacactttaaaaataacaaactttTATAAACGATAATTCTGTTAGTTCATACATCTAATTGgcattagttattttataaagtactagcggtccgccccgacttcgcccgtggtacatatttcgcaataaaaagtagcctatgtcctttctcgggtatcaaaatatctccctaccaaatttcaagcaaattggttcagtagtttaggcgtgattgagtaacagacatgaacaaaaaacatttttttaattctttcaaATCTTAAAAGCCAAATGATTTTAGAAACCAGGAAAGCAtggaaattgtttttatttttctcattagaaagataaaaatgatCTAATCTATGTAACTCCTTTAGGAATATTCACGGTATTGCAAAATTTTTACGTTTCTTGATAATTGTCACTGGATTAATGTCACGCATTGTACACATCTATAAATAGATATAGGTATCTGGTAATGAATGTTTCTTTATTCCTTACTAGTTTtgcgcccgcggtttcacccgcggtttcacccgcgttttcaaagaaaaacccgcatagtttccgttcccatGGAATttacgggataaaacctaacctatgtcccggggtaaaaagtagcctatgtcctttctcgggtatcaaaatatctctataccaaatttcatgcaaattggtttagtagttaaggtgtgattgagtaacagacagacagacagagttactttcgcatttattatattaagtatggattttgtGTATTTACTTTGGTTACGAtaaggttttatttatatctcaGTCATAGTAAAATAGAGAATTCCTACATTGTTATTCATCACACAATACTGATTTTGCAGTTCCGTCCTTATGtacttcttttaaataaaatctatggTGTataagctttttaatattgaaattacattgtacaaataattattatttgccaTTTGATTATAACACATTGGAGATTAATATTCGCAAAAATGATAACAGTTGATAAAAGCTGCGAGTTTTTTTTAAGGGTTGGTTCACGTGTGCCATCATTTTTTAGATGTGTAATGTAGGTATACAAATTTATTCTTACTTGAGCTACACATATTGTtatagaacattttttttccgCTCATACACGTGGCAATGTATATGTTCTTGTATAATGCTGCCATATTgtattctattttaatatataactGGCCTGgaataataaatgttgttCTTGCaagtgttaaaataaaaataaataattatttcaaagtgAAGTTTCATTGGTTATCTGGTTTTTCAAGGCGACAGAGCTTAGCATAATGCAAGTATAAATTATGTGATAgatttttgttctttttatttcattaattattactaattaACTTGTTTAagcattgatttttttaattcgaatGTACCTATCTTATTATGTCCTTCCTACGCGGGCTTGAAAagtatatatctatacatataataaatctgtagggTCAactctgtacattgaaaatattgaaaacataaatagcagggggtgttactggatcgtaCCAAAAAATTTTTGGCTGTCTGTCagtatactttttatcccagaaaaatacgtagaaaaaaaatcttaatttttccgcgcggacggagtcgcgggcggaagctagtttgataaataaaattactttccCATGTATTGACATATCATTAAAATACGGAGAGCTTTCTTTACACGATGTTtccgtttatttttttgtgtagtTGTAGACATATGCAGCAATATGTCTGCTCTAGATTTTtcttacaattataatataaaaagcttacttattattttatgtttatcgaaaataaaaaataaaacaatgttttattcCTTAGTAACTATTAAAATAGGAGTACAAGTGAAATCATTTTAGTTCATAAAGTCGTTAAAACttgatgtattttttgtagttgtgCTCTATAACAAAATGTTAAGGTTTTTGCGGGGTGACCTTGGACCAATGAAAGCTTCATTCTCGCTCGACGACAGGGCGGTGACTGGACCAGTATCTTGgtaattatatagagctgctaGTATTGAACTATGATTTCTTATATaacatagtaggtatatgCGTTAATCTGCACCATAGCGTTAAGCTCTACCTTCAATTCCTgagcttaaaatatttattgaaagtaaAAAGGGCTTATTGATATATATACGGTACGATATCAATTCACcaaaatacttacatacaaaaaaataatagagcaAATATGGGAACAGATAATCTCATCGTTACTTAAATATACGGTATTAACAACTCTCTATATATTTGTAGCAATAACTACTTGTCCTATAAACGGCATGCGGAATAAGTTCCACCATAAATGGACACAGCCTCAACTTATGCCTATTATTACTCACCGACAATacacaacaataatttaatgcaCCTGTTGTAATAAGTTCTCATTATGTGTACACTAATGAGTTAATGACACTTATTGatcaatatgtaaaaatggaATATACGGTTGCTTTCTTTAAGTATCTTCAAGttgaatacatttttcttGCTATCAATGTATGGGATAGTCATGTAAccttaacatttaaataaataatggtgTTACATTTTGGTACTTACTCACAATTGTAGCATTTGGTAGcgtatattaagttttaatttgacatcccaatactaaaaatatatcctCAAGTCCTTATTTTTTGTCAGAAACGCGTAGATATTTGAATTATACGTGgtataaataagataaatcCACCATAATCATCGGTAAAGCTTCGACTTAatgttttcgtttttgttTAACTACAAGTTTTGTTCTTTTGTATATTAGCTAGATGCGTGGGTATTTAGCAAGTGCATCTCGAAAAACGTGTCTGACTAAGATTTTCAGATGTTTATTCTtgagttaatttttattatttctagtgATCGATTGAGTTTCTTTTGACATGATAATTTCGTTttcaattatatataaaatactagctttccgcccgcggcttcacccgcgttttgaaagaaaaacccgcatagttaccgttcccgtgggatttccgggattgcgtcattttcccgggataaaaagtagcctatgtcctttctcaaaCCTGGCGGCGGACAGTCATAGACGAAGCCAAGAAAATCGGGAAAACCTGGAGCGAAATCAAAAGGGAAGCTCTCGACAGAAACGCCTGGCGGAGCACTGTGGATGCCCTCTGCCCCAGCTAGGGGACACAGGAACATAAGTCAAGTAAGtcatgtcctttctcaggtaacaaaatatctccataccaaatttcatggaaattggttcagtagtttaggcgtgattgagtaacagacagacagacagacagacagagttactttcgcatttataatattagtatggataagaaAAATGGACGTAAAGACTTTAACTCtagaatttattattcattgaaataataaaccgAGCCGCGGAAGTATTGTTTCCAACCAGCGGCATATACTAacgtcataaataaaataaatgctcATGCTCACTTTATAAAATCATATCGAATGTGCGATTTAATTTAACCTTTCCTCACTTAAGTTTTACGGACAATTTGATCTCGCATTTTCCCTGATTTATTTATgggttataaaattaaaacacttcCTTTCActgctataaatataatttaaacaaagtgATAGATGTTGGCACTTTACATTCGATGTTTTTAGACTATACAAGTTGAAATACTATTTAGGTAGAGGTTTGACTGTTGCGCTTCTGGACTAAGACCGGGTGGTATGGTTCCAGGTAGGCTATGTTGGTGGTAGCCTGGTAGCCCGGTGTGTGTGGTTGATTACCATCCGTGGGCCAAGGGTGCGGCAAGAACTGGCGCGTGAGCCACAGCTATGGGGGCATGCGCGGCAACAACAGCTGGTGTAGCGATCTatcaaacaatttttcattcatgaaATCTCTTACAAGGGTCTCCTTTGTTTTTCCATTCATGTCAAGTTTTGCGAGTGCTATGAGTtagctttattttgctttgattgttttaaagagcaaataatgttttatgaatgatacgatttttattagattttttatttgtatgttataAACATTTTGTCAATAATATGAAGCTTTCTTACAGCGTGATTTGAACGAACGAATTGAACGTTTTAACATGTCAATAACATGACTATAATATTGAGATGGAAATAATCAAAATGTAgatcaatattttatagaagtaTTATTACGGAATAGggtttttaataacattttattacatgattatattatcaatatattttaatgaatgtgCATGATGAATTATTCATTctcaataataaacataaatatttctcGTTGTAAATTGCCGACTAGTGTCAATTTGCAGTAAGGTAAGCCTATGaactcaataattataataatgctaTACCTATAAAAGGTTCTCTATTTAGTATAATTGATATTGCATTTACATTTagatatgtaatttatttggtaTTTAAATTGAACCTAATTGAAATGTATGTATATCTTGTatgttaaaactttattttcacttttataataatatttaatttttgtttatcataGTCAGTTTACCAACTATTGACCATAAGAAaaagtcttattttaaaatgttttaaaaaatctatcacGTTATAAGTCAGAAGTGAAACCGGCCTTTATATCAGGTCCTCcaagtgtatatttttataatcatcaATAAgtattctaataatattgaacctagtagtattatattattatctgtttgAACTTACCCTGACGGTGTTAGCGTATGAAGTAGCGACGGGGACGGCAGCCTTGACGATAGGGGCGCTGACATACGCAGGGGCGACACCGTAACCATGTCCCCAGGGCGCGAGGGCGGGGGCGCCGATGAGACCGGGCGCGGCGGTAGCGACGGCCAGAAGGGCGGTGAGGACGACCTGTtgaattcaattaattattaagaacatgttaaaatataaaaaaagcctTTTGTTTTGGGAATTAGactagtttttttatttgtttagaactttttaaaaaGACAATGCATTTGCGTGTAATTAATCTAACTGCATCATACCAATAAGGCAAGCTTACATAGGTCTGATActttattgaaatacataaattgtaataatatatagaattCTAAGAAATAATGCACAATACAAATGTAGAACAAATACGAAGTGTCCGCCTATATAATAACAAGGACAAACCAAGAACCACGCAGTGTAGGCGTGCGAAAACTGGACTTTTGTGGTCTCGTTAAACAATAGTTCAACTAACGCCCTTGCTATCCTGCTATGATAGAGTACGACAAGCGTGTATTAATTAAGGTGCTAGTGCATTGATAATTACATGCCTGCTCACGCCTTGTAAAGTTACCAAGCAACTGCGTTAACACTAATCGTAGTGGTCATAGAGTTTGCGGTATTCGTCCACACATTGTTAAATGCCGCTTAAAATAACGTCACATTATGTTCATCAAATACTTTCAGCTGTAAAATGATTACAGTAAATTTCGTTAATATATTAACTGTTTAAAATTGAACTATTAAGTACAACAAAATGACGGTGTTAGATCTAATTTAGATATGGCACTGTTAGGACTTAATTCTGTAAATAGATTTTGACGAAACAATTATATTGGAAACTTGAATAATTGTTATAtctattattactatttattaaaggttgcataaataatgattaatttattacgtagGTACTCATAAAgtacattgttatttttaatgtgaaaCGCAATATTtagtataaatacaaaatgcttgaagaaaaaatagtaaagttCATGCTCGGTAGACATTAAAGTACCTCTAGGTAAACATGATACCACACATGATACAGATAAGTATACATTGTaagggaaataaataaaaacggaTATATCTATAGGTTGGCATTTACTTGTCGAAATTATTCACTCGATCAGACACTTAAAAGTCTACCGTATAGGTAGTAACCGCTGCCCTCGGAAGGTCGTTGCCGCTCGAGAATGTCAAGTTCAATAAGAACTCTTTAATCTGAtacgataaaaatataccgCGAATATCACTTTCACATTTGACGCGACGTGCAAAAAATGATTGATGGTAGTGGAGCATGTTTTTAAGGTATTTTCTTAAACTAAATTACACCGTATTTTagggtaggtacatataagttttaaacGAATGTTCACGTTAATGGCTCCAAAAATATTGATCCTTTATGTTCAAGTAGTAAGTAAACAACAACATGAAAACCTTGCGCTTCATATGATAACATGCTTTAAAACattctttaattttactttagtCCTATCAAACTCAAGCTCTCCCGCTTCTTATGCTCTACCTGCCCCAGTATAACGTTGCAAAAGTCTATTAACAAAACTTAttactaaatttaaataatgattctAAAGGCAAAATGTTTTCAGTAAAAAGTATATCTTACCAGCTTGTACATTTTGGTTGGTTGGGATGGCTTGTGAAGCGTATTAGTGAGATATTAGATCGAATGTGCCTTAGAACTGTAAATAGAGGGCTTTTATAGTTCTAAGTCTCGTGGTTCGGCCAAATCGGTCGAACCCTACCCAGTACTGTGCCTAGGTCATCTATAACTTAAGGCTAGATATGTGTGTACAGATAGCAAAAATGATATTAgtcaaatttcattgttttatattaattataatttatattcagaaTAC from Colias croceus chromosome 9, ilColCroc2.1 encodes the following:
- the LOC123694264 gene encoding cuticle protein 16.5-like, which encodes MNSLVVLLSVMALAAASPSAPAVLSYAAVPAIAVAPSAVSHQSRIDIKSSPAVISETITPITRSVVAEPAAVVAAPAAYAAPAAYAAPVAYAAPAAYAAPAAFAAPAFAAVAPAAISSQSRVDIKSSPAIVSTVAAGPVFSSYASPIAYSAPVASVYSPSAIAAVPSVFRSVSTVVAAPAVAAPAVVSETPEVAAARAAHLEAKAAALNEAHAIHKRSVVLNGPALSYASLPTATAYSSLGHNYAGSPVVYSTPLAHVSSYAHAPAFARIY
- the LOC123694273 gene encoding larval/pupal cuticle protein H1C-like — translated: MYKLVVLTALLAVATAAPGLIGAPALAPWGHGYGVAPAYVSAPIVKAAVPVATSYANTVRIATPAVVAAHAPIAVAHAPVLAAPLAHGW